The following proteins come from a genomic window of Corallococcus sp. NCRR:
- a CDS encoding kelch repeat-containing protein — MARTHHTATLLPSGKVLVSGGSGADSTSAEVYDPTTKRWSSTGAMAAARYHHTATLLPSGKVLVSGGIGADGGALVSAEVYDPATGQWSPTGDMATARYEHTATLLPSGKVLVAGGRDPSPLVSAEVYDPTTGTWRLTDPMGSARADFTATLLPSGKVLVAGGDVGPGRLVASAEVYEPITGTWRLTGSMTAGRSSHTATLLASGKVLVAGGWGPDSANAEVYDPATGAWSLTGSMAGARADFTATLLASGKVLVAGGWGQSPLVSAEVYDPATGGWSPTGSLASARFHHTATLLVSGKVLVAGGEIPDGTLVATEDYEPAAGKWRPTASMATTRWGHTATTLDSGKVLVAGGFGAGVGALVSAELYDPTTGQWSPAGSMPTAHYEHTATLLDSGKVLVVGGGGPGDASAEVYDPVTEKWRSVAPLAEARTGHTATLLDSGKVLVAGGWFQNVFRVNAEVFDPATEKWSSAGAMTSEHVNHTATLLDSGKVLVAGGWKAGISFSAIAELYDPSTGTWSSTGSLTTARYKHTATLLASGQVLVAGGGGRGSVQGSAELYDPATGGWSSTGSLTTARQEHTATLLPFGKVLVAGGRNAGGTLASAEVYDPAAGTWSVTDSMAEPRYKHTATLLPPGKVLVAGGYSRKDSAELYELAGDATPPAAPAILTPDNGFITPNLRPTYSGRAEPGSTLLLWVDDTFVGATVAQVSGAWEFTQPVALVDGSHSVTPRVTDAVGNIVFGSSTRTFTVDTTPPAAPVVLTPANGSTTRETRPSYRGTAEPGSTVTVNLNETWIGTTLTDEAGAWSVPSATALPQGLHSAEITATDLAGNVSPPMACAFTVDSVAPAAPEVMAPGTLINTQNPAIGGTAEMGSTVRVWLDGVEAGKAQTNSAGGWLVTPVAALSEGLHQAVATATDAWGNTSTGSPVHSFTVDTMPPAAPEVHSPGAVANTRKPTLGGVAEPGSTVTVWLDGLLMGTAQMDEAGNWNLTLATDLAEGRHLVVTTATDEAGNTSLRSSEYAFTIPGSHFGLGCATAPALPASWALVTLALFFRRRQPRNPV; from the coding sequence GTGGCACGCACCCACCACACGGCGACGCTGTTGCCCTCCGGCAAGGTGCTGGTCTCCGGCGGCAGCGGGGCAGACAGCACCAGCGCGGAGGTCTACGACCCGACGACGAAGAGGTGGAGTTCCACGGGCGCCATGGCCGCGGCTCGCTACCACCACACGGCAACGCTCTTGCCCTCTGGCAAGGTGCTGGTCTCCGGAGGCATTGGCGCAGATGGCGGCGCCCTCGTCAGCGCGGAGGTCTACGACCCGGCGACCGGGCAGTGGAGTCCCACGGGCGACATGGCCACGGCGCGCTACGAGCACACGGCGACGCTTCTCCCCTCCGGCAAGGTGCTGGTCGCTGGTGGCAGGGACCCAAGCCCCCTTGTCAGCGCGGAGGTCTACGACCCGACGACGGGGACGTGGCGTCTCACGGACCCCATGGGTTCGGCGCGCGCTGACTTCACGGCGACGCTTCTCCCCTCCGGCAAGGTGCTGGTCGCGGGCGGGGATGTGGGCCCAGGCCGCTTGGTCGCCAGCGCGGAGGTCTACGAGCCGATAACGGGGACGTGGCGTCTCACGGGCTCCATGACCGCGGGACGCTCCTCCCACACAGCGACGCTCTTGGCCTCCGGCAAGGTGTTGGTCGCCGGAGGCTGGGGGCCAGACAGCGCCAACGCGGAGGTCTACGACCCGGCGACGGGAGCATGGAGTCTCACGGGCTCCATGGCCGGGGCACGCGCGGACTTCACGGCGACGCTGTTGGCCTCCGGCAAGGTGCTGGTCGCTGGTGGCTGGGGCCAAAGCCCCCTTGTCAGCGCGGAGGTCTACGACCCGGCGACGGGCGGCTGGAGCCCCACGGGCTCTCTTGCCTCGGCGCGCTTCCACCATACGGCGACGCTGTTGGTCTCCGGCAAGGTGCTGGTCGCCGGAGGCGAAATCCCAGACGGTACGCTCGTCGCCACGGAGGATTACGAACCCGCGGCGGGGAAGTGGCGTCCCACGGCCTCCATGGCCACGACACGTTGGGGCCACACGGCGACGACGTTGGACTCCGGCAAGGTGCTGGTCGCCGGAGGCTTTGGCGCAGGTGTCGGCGCCCTCGTCAGCGCGGAGCTCTACGACCCGACGACCGGGCAGTGGAGTCCCGCGGGCTCCATGCCCACGGCACACTACGAACACACCGCGACGCTGTTGGACTCCGGCAAGGTGCTGGTCGTCGGAGGCGGGGGCCCGGGCGACGCCAGCGCGGAGGTCTATGACCCGGTGACAGAAAAATGGCGTTCCGTGGCTCCCCTGGCCGAAGCACGCACAGGACACACGGCAACGCTGTTGGACTCCGGCAAGGTGCTGGTTGCTGGGGGCTGGTTCCAGAATGTCTTCCGCGTCAACGCGGAGGTCTTTGACCCGGCGACGGAAAAGTGGAGTTCCGCGGGCGCCATGACCAGCGAACACGTGAACCACACGGCGACGCTGTTGGACTCCGGGAAGGTGCTGGTCGCCGGAGGCTGGAAAGCTGGAATCAGCTTTAGCGCTATCGCGGAGCTCTACGACCCGTCTACGGGAACATGGAGTTCCACGGGCTCACTCACCACGGCACGCTATAAACACACTGCGACGCTGTTGGCCTCCGGCCAGGTGCTGGTCGCCGGAGGCGGAGGCCGGGGCAGTGTCCAAGGCAGCGCGGAACTCTACGACCCGGCGACGGGAGGATGGAGTTCCACGGGCTCACTCACCACGGCACGGCAGGAGCATACGGCGACGTTGTTGCCCTTCGGCAAGGTGCTGGTCGCTGGAGGCAGGAACGCAGGTGGTACTCTTGCCAGCGCGGAGGTCTACGACCCGGCTGCGGGGACGTGGAGTGTGACGGACTCCATGGCCGAGCCACGCTACAAGCACACGGCGACCCTGTTGCCCCCCGGCAAGGTGCTGGTCGCTGGAGGCTATTCACGCAAGGACAGCGCGGAGTTGTACGAACTCGCGGGGGATGCCACTCCGCCAGCAGCCCCGGCGATCCTCACTCCCGACAACGGCTTCATCACCCCGAATCTCCGTCCCACCTACAGCGGCAGGGCGGAGCCGGGCAGCACCCTCCTGCTGTGGGTGGATGACACGTTCGTGGGAGCCACGGTGGCCCAGGTCTCGGGAGCATGGGAGTTCACGCAACCCGTGGCGCTGGTTGATGGCTCCCACTCCGTGACCCCCAGGGTGACGGATGCCGTGGGCAACATCGTTTTCGGATCCAGCACCCGCACGTTCACGGTGGATACCACGCCGCCAGCGGCCCCTGTGGTCCTTACTCCAGCCAATGGATCCACCACCCGTGAGACCCGCCCCTCCTACCGCGGCACGGCGGAGCCTGGCAGTACGGTGACGGTGAATCTCAATGAAACATGGATTGGGACGACCTTGACGGACGAAGCAGGAGCCTGGAGTGTGCCCTCCGCCACGGCGCTGCCCCAAGGGCTCCATTCCGCTGAAATCACTGCGACCGACCTCGCGGGCAATGTCAGCCCTCCCATGGCCTGCGCCTTCACGGTCGACTCCGTGGCGCCCGCGGCACCCGAAGTGATGGCACCTGGGACCCTGATCAACACCCAGAATCCCGCCATTGGAGGCACGGCGGAGATGGGTAGCACCGTGAGGGTGTGGCTGGATGGCGTCGAGGCAGGCAAGGCGCAGACGAACTCCGCGGGAGGCTGGCTCGTCACCCCAGTCGCGGCGCTGTCCGAGGGATTGCATCAGGCGGTCGCCACCGCCACGGACGCATGGGGCAATACCAGCACGGGCTCACCCGTTCATTCCTTCACGGTGGATACCATGCCGCCCGCGGCGCCAGAGGTGCACTCGCCTGGAGCCGTCGCCAACACCCGGAAGCCCACCCTCGGCGGAGTGGCGGAGCCGGGGAGCACCGTCACGGTGTGGCTGGATGGCCTCCTGATGGGAACAGCCCAGATGGATGAGGCAGGGAACTGGAACCTCACCCTGGCGACAGATTTGGCGGAAGGCCGCCACCTGGTGGTGACCACCGCCACGGATGAGGCCGGCAACACCAGCTTGCGCTCCAGCGAGTACGCATTCACGATCCCAGGGAGCCATTTCGGTTTGGGTTGCGCCACTGCCCCTGCGCTGCCTGCCAGTTGGGCCTTGGTGACCCTGGCCCTGTTCTTTCGCAGGCGTCAGCCCAGGAACCCAGTCTGA
- a CDS encoding nSTAND1 domain-containing NTPase: MAFGPLELTLHLVSGERTRDADRFLFQPRDYLRLEEEGTSKRASFPWNHALDDLANLGSSRPSPNTAQRLGELLRAFLMPLGWAQDEQRLRQALSDGGTVRLTLRLEPAELCVLPWELLALESTGQALSDLEGCTVCYERPGSKTHPPRPSPPPAGGRILFAWAGDVPAAAHQRALTEACARAGYAFDPKRDVLPHVSLASLEQALRSSEEPIASLHLLCHGVPSEPGAYGLAWNSSRREGELDVVDAASLRAALEPHAGRLRMVVLCACRGGDSGLPGNHLGSPARELHRAGLSAVVASRLPFSKVGSVIFTRALYGELLGRHASLEQSLAVARGALRLEGARMDGCSLQLYARAGDGPDLRPFIFQPYCGLRPFEPGDERRFFGREPLRQTLRQRLEAAAAGQLPALQVMAGVSGSGKSSLLRAGLLPTLPPERWEITRLRAGDAGTLETVRAVKASPGKHRLVVVDPLDEAFTLLEEEARAELMRALWDASQARERGTVVLATLRMDYLARCAEVRLGADGPRLDAVLFEGERLLLVPEMTAVELREAIERPSWQQGILLEVGLTERLLQDVERQPGGLPLLAHTLERLWRLRDGRWLKHGAYQALDGVAGALAQELDRLYLGLGEEERHQVRQLFVELVDMRDGAAPFTSQRVGRARIQPRDVEARRAFDVALGRLLEGRVLVLGKGDGGEVFIEVAHEALLRHWSPLGEWIREAQALQRKRNELRTGAEAWRSHPRTAPSGERLLRGRHLEDALELRQTHPGELDEQMRLFIDASQEMASTLAREARRQQEQLQDFARLIVADKLRREDPTAALLVLLEVREPEQHLSWTQTALEVFQQPIASAVLRGHRGQVRAATLSADGRWVATASSDGTARVWRADGTGLPKVLEGQGGEVLAVAFSPDGQRVVMGSADRTAHVWPVEGGGGPEVLTGHLAEVVMVAFSPDGQRVVTASRDGTARVRRADGTGLPIVLQGHSQGLVAATFDSTGERVVTASRDGTARVWHTDGRGVLAVLAHPGELRAAVFSPNGTQVATASVDGTVRIWRVEGRDDPILLRSDSGFVNAVAFSPDGGLVVSAHADGMVRLWRADGKGGAMRLAGHGGEILSVAFSPDGRWVLTASRDGTARVRSTEGGGLSAELRGHTDEVFSASFSSDGEQVVTASRDGTARVWRWRTQPRALTLQRRAGTVQSLAFSPWEDLLATGHADGTARLWCLRSGMDLVEFKGHRAEVRTVAFSPDGQRVVTASDDGTARVWSADGPGEHVVLQGHTGRVVAAAFSPEGERVVTASWDATARVWRADGQGEPVVLQGHTQFLRTAVFSPDGQRVVTASDDGTARVWRADGQGEPVVLQGHSGRVVAAVFSPDGERVATASWDGTARVWRADGRGEPMVLRGHEQALVSVEFSQDGAHVLTASQDRTVRVWSAEGRGEAVMVRGHTARFHPRGTWVVNAAGDGTVQVWPTDGSGESLVLSGNGDRVTGAVFSPGGDMLAIAATDGSARVWKLGGNSLREQLRQLTSASLEVRQRQRYLGERLDEAREAHAREEQTWGRQQLKS; encoded by the coding sequence ATGGCCTTCGGTCCCCTGGAACTCACGCTCCACCTCGTCTCCGGCGAGCGCACGCGCGACGCGGATCGCTTCCTCTTCCAGCCCCGGGACTATCTGCGATTGGAAGAGGAGGGCACCTCCAAGCGGGCCTCCTTCCCCTGGAACCACGCACTGGACGACCTGGCCAACCTGGGCTCCAGCCGGCCCAGCCCCAACACGGCCCAGCGGTTGGGGGAGCTGCTGCGCGCGTTCCTGATGCCGCTGGGCTGGGCGCAGGATGAGCAGCGATTGCGGCAGGCGCTGTCGGACGGCGGGACGGTGCGGCTCACCCTGCGGTTGGAGCCCGCGGAGCTGTGCGTGCTCCCGTGGGAGTTGCTCGCGCTGGAGAGCACGGGCCAGGCGCTCAGCGACCTGGAGGGCTGCACCGTCTGCTACGAGCGCCCCGGCTCGAAGACCCACCCACCGCGGCCCTCTCCGCCGCCCGCTGGAGGCCGCATCCTCTTCGCGTGGGCAGGGGATGTGCCCGCGGCGGCGCACCAGCGCGCCCTGACAGAGGCCTGCGCCAGGGCGGGGTATGCCTTTGATCCGAAACGGGACGTGCTTCCCCACGTGAGCCTCGCTTCGCTCGAACAGGCGCTGCGGTCCAGCGAGGAGCCCATCGCCTCGCTCCACCTCTTGTGCCATGGCGTTCCATCGGAGCCCGGGGCGTATGGACTCGCCTGGAACTCCTCGCGCCGGGAGGGGGAGCTGGACGTGGTGGATGCGGCCTCGTTGCGCGCGGCGCTCGAACCGCATGCGGGGCGTCTGCGCATGGTCGTGCTGTGCGCCTGCCGTGGCGGCGACTCGGGGCTCCCCGGCAACCACCTGGGCAGCCCTGCTCGCGAGCTGCACCGCGCGGGCCTCTCCGCGGTGGTCGCCTCGCGTCTGCCTTTCTCCAAGGTGGGGTCCGTCATCTTCACCCGCGCGCTCTATGGCGAGCTGCTCGGACGCCACGCTTCCCTGGAGCAGTCACTGGCCGTGGCTCGCGGGGCGCTGCGGCTCGAAGGGGCGCGGATGGATGGCTGTTCGCTCCAACTCTACGCCCGCGCGGGAGATGGACCGGACCTGCGTCCCTTCATCTTCCAGCCGTATTGCGGCCTGCGGCCCTTCGAGCCCGGCGATGAACGACGCTTCTTCGGACGCGAGCCGCTGCGGCAGACGCTGCGCCAGCGGTTGGAGGCCGCCGCGGCGGGACAGCTTCCGGCGCTCCAGGTCATGGCCGGGGTCTCCGGCAGCGGCAAGTCCTCGCTGCTGCGGGCCGGGCTGCTGCCCACGTTGCCGCCTGAGCGTTGGGAGATCACCCGGTTGCGCGCGGGGGACGCGGGGACGCTGGAGACGGTCCGCGCCGTGAAGGCTTCTCCGGGCAAGCACCGGCTCGTGGTGGTGGATCCGCTGGATGAGGCGTTCACCCTGCTGGAGGAGGAGGCGCGCGCGGAGTTGATGCGCGCGCTGTGGGACGCCTCGCAGGCCCGCGAGCGGGGCACGGTGGTGCTCGCGACGTTGCGGATGGATTACCTCGCTCGTTGCGCCGAGGTCCGCCTGGGCGCGGACGGCCCCCGGCTGGACGCGGTGCTCTTCGAGGGAGAGCGCCTGCTCCTGGTTCCGGAGATGACGGCGGTCGAGCTGCGCGAGGCCATCGAACGTCCCTCGTGGCAACAGGGCATCCTGCTGGAGGTGGGGCTCACGGAGCGGCTCCTCCAGGACGTGGAGCGCCAACCCGGGGGACTGCCACTGCTGGCGCACACGCTGGAGCGGCTGTGGCGGCTGCGGGATGGCCGGTGGCTCAAGCACGGCGCCTATCAGGCCCTGGACGGAGTGGCCGGGGCGCTGGCCCAGGAACTGGACCGGCTGTACCTGGGCTTGGGGGAAGAGGAGCGGCACCAGGTGCGCCAGCTGTTCGTGGAGCTGGTCGACATGCGCGACGGCGCGGCGCCGTTCACCTCGCAGCGCGTGGGCCGGGCGCGCATCCAGCCCCGGGACGTGGAGGCGCGCCGCGCTTTCGATGTCGCGCTGGGCCGGCTGTTGGAGGGCCGGGTCCTGGTGCTTGGAAAGGGGGACGGGGGCGAGGTCTTCATCGAGGTGGCACACGAAGCGCTGCTGCGCCACTGGAGCCCCCTGGGTGAATGGATCCGCGAGGCGCAGGCGCTCCAGCGCAAGCGGAACGAGCTGCGCACGGGGGCGGAGGCCTGGCGGTCGCACCCGCGGACCGCACCCTCCGGGGAGCGTCTCCTGCGGGGCCGGCATCTGGAGGACGCATTGGAGCTGCGTCAAACCCATCCGGGTGAGCTGGATGAGCAGATGCGGTTGTTCATCGACGCGAGTCAGGAGATGGCCAGCACCCTGGCGCGGGAGGCTCGCCGGCAGCAGGAGCAATTGCAGGACTTCGCGCGGTTGATCGTCGCCGACAAGTTGAGGCGAGAGGATCCCACGGCCGCCCTGTTGGTGTTGCTGGAGGTGCGCGAGCCCGAGCAGCACCTGTCCTGGACGCAGACGGCCCTGGAGGTGTTCCAGCAGCCCATCGCCTCGGCGGTGTTGCGAGGACATCGGGGGCAGGTTCGAGCCGCGACGCTCAGCGCGGACGGCCGGTGGGTGGCGACAGCATCGAGCGATGGGACCGCGCGCGTGTGGCGAGCGGATGGAACGGGCCTGCCGAAGGTGCTCGAAGGTCAAGGCGGAGAGGTGCTGGCCGTGGCGTTCAGCCCGGACGGGCAGCGGGTGGTGATGGGCTCCGCGGATCGGACCGCGCACGTGTGGCCCGTGGAGGGCGGAGGCGGGCCGGAGGTGCTGACGGGGCACCTGGCGGAGGTGGTGATGGTGGCGTTCAGCCCGGATGGTCAACGGGTGGTGACCGCCTCGCGGGATGGGACGGCGCGCGTGCGGCGGGCGGATGGGACGGGCCTGCCCATCGTGCTCCAGGGCCACTCACAGGGCCTGGTGGCCGCGACCTTCGATTCAACCGGCGAGCGGGTGGTGACGGCCTCGCGCGATGGAACGGCGAGGGTGTGGCACACGGATGGACGGGGCGTGTTGGCGGTGCTGGCCCATCCGGGCGAGCTGCGCGCCGCGGTCTTCAGTCCGAATGGGACGCAGGTGGCCACGGCCTCGGTGGATGGCACGGTGCGCATCTGGCGCGTGGAGGGCCGGGACGATCCCATCCTGCTGCGCAGCGACTCCGGCTTCGTCAACGCGGTGGCCTTCAGCCCGGATGGAGGGCTGGTGGTGAGCGCGCACGCGGATGGGATGGTCCGCCTGTGGCGGGCGGACGGGAAGGGCGGGGCGATGCGCCTCGCGGGGCACGGGGGGGAGATCCTCTCGGTGGCCTTCAGCCCGGATGGGCGTTGGGTGCTGACGGCCTCCCGGGATGGCACCGCGAGGGTGCGAAGCACGGAAGGAGGGGGCCTGTCCGCGGAGCTGCGGGGACACACGGATGAGGTGTTCTCCGCGAGCTTCAGCTCGGACGGGGAGCAGGTGGTGACGGCCTCCCGCGATGGCACCGCGCGCGTGTGGCGCTGGCGGACACAGCCGCGGGCGCTCACGCTCCAGCGCCGCGCGGGGACAGTGCAATCCCTGGCATTCAGCCCCTGGGAGGATCTCCTGGCGACCGGCCACGCGGATGGCACGGCGCGGCTCTGGTGCCTGCGCAGCGGCATGGACCTGGTGGAGTTCAAGGGGCACCGGGCGGAGGTCCGGACGGTGGCGTTCAGCCCGGACGGGCAGCGGGTGGTGACGGCCTCGGATGACGGAACGGCGCGCGTGTGGAGCGCGGACGGTCCGGGCGAGCACGTGGTCCTCCAGGGCCACACGGGCCGGGTGGTGGCGGCGGCGTTCAGCCCGGAGGGTGAACGGGTGGTGACGGCCTCGTGGGATGCGACAGCGCGGGTGTGGCGCGCGGACGGCCAGGGCGAGCCCGTGGTGCTCCAGGGGCACACGCAGTTCCTCCGGACCGCGGTGTTCAGCCCGGACGGCCAGCGGGTGGTGACGGCCTCGGATGACGGGACGGCGCGGGTGTGGCGCGCGGACGGACAGGGCGAGCCGGTGGTGCTCCAGGGCCACTCGGGCCGGGTGGTGGCGGCGGTGTTCAGTCCGGACGGTGAGCGCGTGGCGACGGCCTCCTGGGATGGGACGGCGCGGGTGTGGCGCGCGGACGGCCGGGGTGAGCCGATGGTGCTCCGCGGGCATGAGCAGGCGCTGGTGAGCGTGGAGTTCAGCCAGGACGGGGCCCACGTGTTGACCGCCTCCCAGGACCGGACGGTGCGCGTGTGGTCCGCCGAGGGGAGGGGAGAGGCCGTCATGGTCCGGGGACACACCGCCCGGTTTCATCCCCGAGGCACGTGGGTGGTGAACGCCGCCGGAGATGGCACCGTGCAGGTGTGGCCCACGGACGGGAGCGGTGAATCCCTGGTGCTCAGCGGCAATGGGGACCGCGTGACAGGAGCGGTCTTCAGCCCCGGAGGAGACATGCTGGCCATCGCCGCCACCGATGGCAGCGCGCGCGTGTGGAAGCTGGGGGGCAACTCACTGCGGGAGCAGCTTCGCCAATTGACCAGCGCGAGCCTGGAGGTCCGGCAGCGCCAGCGCTACCTCGGCGAGCGGCTCGACGAAGCCCGCGAGGCCCACGCCCGCGAAGAGCAGACGTGGGGACGGCAACAGCTCAAATCGTGA
- a CDS encoding AAA-like domain-containing protein, producing MARVFISYKRDVTPDQDLSNALYRALQASHEVFIDTSMVVGERWAERIGAEIRQADFFITLLSPFSVNSEMARMEIELAHQQHAQYGKPVLLPIRVAYHERLPSPLSSYLGPINWALWEGPEDTPRLLEQLARAMSGSALPESALPATKPASRDVPPAEPASPPLRPPLPSAPLELDEPLEGAMDTQSAFYVVRGADATVMKAVAHKQGATITIKGARQMGKSSLLMRGMAGALTAGKRVAYLSLQEFDSSSLRNPDLFFQRFCSSLGEQLGLTDQVEAYWQKPMGSSQRCGLYMSGHILRSLDAPLVLGLDEVETLFEIPFGTDFFGMLRSWHNNRALPTTPVWKKLSIVLVTSTEPFLFIKNMTQSPFNVGQTVELDDFAAAQVVDLNQRHGSPLSAQQAQELFTLLGGHPYLVRKALYLVASGSLGVAELFSQVAEDRGPFGDHLRNLLFRLSSQSQLKAGLREVLQRGACTSEDVFIRLRSAGLVRQEGTAVLPRCELYRRYFRERLLVA from the coding sequence ATGGCCCGTGTCTTCATCAGTTACAAGCGCGACGTCACGCCGGACCAGGACCTCTCCAATGCCCTCTACCGGGCGCTCCAGGCGTCCCACGAGGTGTTCATCGACACCTCCATGGTGGTGGGTGAACGGTGGGCGGAGCGGATTGGCGCGGAGATCCGCCAGGCGGACTTCTTCATCACGCTGCTGTCGCCGTTCTCCGTCAACAGCGAGATGGCGCGCATGGAGATCGAGCTGGCGCATCAGCAGCATGCGCAGTACGGCAAGCCCGTCCTCCTCCCCATCCGGGTCGCGTACCACGAACGGCTTCCATCGCCCCTGAGCAGCTACCTGGGCCCCATCAACTGGGCGCTCTGGGAGGGGCCCGAGGACACCCCGCGGCTGCTCGAACAGCTCGCCCGGGCCATGAGCGGATCCGCGCTGCCCGAATCCGCGCTGCCCGCCACGAAGCCGGCCTCCCGCGACGTGCCACCCGCCGAACCCGCGTCCCCTCCGCTGCGGCCGCCGCTTCCTTCGGCACCGCTCGAACTGGACGAGCCCCTGGAGGGCGCCATGGACACCCAGTCGGCCTTCTATGTCGTGCGTGGTGCGGACGCGACGGTGATGAAGGCAGTCGCGCACAAGCAGGGGGCGACCATCACCATCAAGGGCGCCCGGCAGATGGGCAAGAGCTCCCTGCTCATGCGGGGCATGGCGGGCGCGCTCACCGCGGGCAAGCGCGTGGCCTACCTGTCGCTCCAGGAGTTCGACTCCAGCTCGCTCCGCAATCCGGATCTCTTCTTCCAGCGCTTCTGCAGCTCGCTGGGGGAGCAACTCGGCCTCACCGACCAGGTGGAGGCGTACTGGCAGAAGCCCATGGGCAGCAGCCAGCGCTGCGGCCTTTACATGAGCGGCCACATCCTGCGGTCGTTGGATGCGCCGCTGGTGCTGGGATTGGACGAAGTGGAGACCCTCTTCGAGATTCCCTTCGGCACGGACTTCTTCGGCATGCTGCGCAGCTGGCACAACAACCGCGCGCTGCCCACCACGCCGGTGTGGAAGAAGCTCAGCATCGTCCTGGTCACCTCGACGGAGCCCTTCCTCTTCATCAAGAACATGACGCAGTCGCCCTTCAACGTGGGGCAGACCGTGGAGCTGGACGACTTCGCCGCGGCGCAGGTGGTGGACCTCAACCAGCGGCATGGCTCGCCGTTGAGCGCGCAGCAGGCCCAGGAGCTCTTCACCCTGTTGGGAGGGCATCCCTACCTCGTCCGCAAGGCCCTGTACCTGGTGGCCAGCGGCAGCCTGGGCGTGGCGGAGCTCTTCTCCCAGGTGGCGGAGGACCGGGGGCCGTTCGGAGACCACCTGCGCAACCTGCTCTTCCGGCTGAGCAGCCAATCACAGCTCAAGGCCGGGCTTCGCGAGGTGCTCCAGCGCGGCGCCTGTACGAGCGAAGATGTGTTCATCCGTCTGAGGAGCGCGGGGCTGGTGCGCCAGGAGGGGACCGCCGTGCTGCCGCGCTGTGAGCTGTACCGCCGCTACTTCCGGGAGCGGTTGCTCGTGGCCTGA